The following proteins are encoded in a genomic region of Candidatus Hydrogenedentota bacterium:
- a CDS encoding bifunctional nuclease family protein yields the protein MVQLEVLGVSMDGHHQPVVLLRHDDRVLPIVVGLAEAEAIHAALIKRDLGRPMTHDLICNILAGLHGELQSVTIYKLENETFYAHLNIEQKSSTGQIEQLIRVDSRPSDGIAIACRTNSPIYASQTVMDMASQDMSFLGTGDEEPEETDDTDADPDADTDFDT from the coding sequence ATGGTTCAACTCGAAGTCCTGGGCGTAAGCATGGACGGTCATCATCAGCCGGTGGTCCTGCTGCGGCACGACGACCGCGTGTTGCCCATCGTTGTGGGACTAGCCGAGGCGGAAGCGATACACGCCGCGCTGATCAAACGCGATTTGGGACGGCCCATGACCCACGATCTGATCTGCAACATACTTGCCGGCCTGCACGGCGAGCTGCAATCAGTGACCATCTATAAACTTGAGAATGAGACCTTCTACGCCCATCTGAATATCGAACAGAAATCGTCAACGGGCCAGATCGAGCAGCTTATCCGCGTAGATAGCCGCCCCAGCGACGGAATCGCAATTGCCTGCCGCACGAATTCCCCGATATATGCCAGCCAAACGGTGATGGACATGGCCTCGCAGGATATGTCGTTCTTGGGAACAGGCGACGAGGAACCCGAAGAAACCGATGA